A part of Rhopalosiphum maidis isolate BTI-1 chromosome 3, ASM367621v3, whole genome shotgun sequence genomic DNA contains:
- the LOC113558398 gene encoding LOW QUALITY PROTEIN: uncharacterized protein LOC113558398 (The sequence of the model RefSeq protein was modified relative to this genomic sequence to represent the inferred CDS: inserted 2 bases in 1 codon; substituted 1 base at 1 genomic stop codon) — protein sequence MINNSKHDGSVPENCFCSVCNVRRNIKKKSRPFDIHKERNTISSDGIKERRCPIIDRLKTVRTNLHQRMNHSSGKLLKLNPYLVLDTDPTLVNLNYSNPLSRYPRSFGTVIENGFCPVCNVHINRIKRSRLPIXQIVTXRNNLHQPMDYSSEKFLKFNPFPIYDTDHTLNNFNHSNALSKFPHSLSGKKKNNKMQSMYELEQNKRRNDTSQTHNNSRQLLIDEKHQEQEELKNIDHLNYASIKKYDMPIKQPLIHRQRKILPTVPSKSLMSTNVMQKKESLSSAINSNLNNTNLKNKDLMDIPNQKTLVNHVRTATLMPVESKETFKSMKNIKDTPKVKESLMVTKEDKQILEKIKPELILNSDIYEKQKSKLIPKTLKRTDIANITSVFPVNSLKTHVDLTSENARRSLESPIDLNKEIQQEFMTDQQNNLAFDHLFSNTQKQKDNFEYHSALRPSLFSNMPPYIRFSSHDVKGESFPLSLQKLLKWKLSPITPIVVRRTIQNSGFKLVRSEHCLVQNTATDPSAVTNQSNAISLQNHCGVTPPIVDAFCGAAPPPNELMMLPRSQSNDWVGTWGKHMKSLCFKTLWEQQKLNHFPGTFQIGRKDRLWRNLQRLMLKYGKEHFGFIPTSYILPQEARNLRQVWEKNDEDKWIIKPPASARGSGIRVISKWAQIPKKMPLVVQRYIDNPYLINDTKFDLRLYILITSINPLRLYLYDNGLVRFASVKYSSDLTTICDRYMHLTNYSINRLSSQYTENEDADACQGHKWTLRSLWTYMEKELKIDVKKLWKDLEDLVVKTVISGESPMNQMCNSNLNNRYNAYELFGIDVLFDEYLKPWILEVNISPSLHSSSPLDLAVKGPLVKDLMNMAGYHIPNKMSRSTHNTLLKMLGVKSTLCYDKRLYAFNLSAKEKEKQEYYTNIESRAEYIDSILDDLLPDDIRHLIAYEDELTQIGSFQKVFPTTSSFKYHQYFDSSRYYNMLLDAWECKYSNNRGEGIAVLEKLCQLKIHLEVPNIDEKPKTSDIHQNTQVEVEKMLEKSAGDKISDILQAVIS from the exons ATGATCAATAATTCTAAACATGACGGATCCGTAccagaaaattgtttttgttccgTATGTAATGTTCGtaggaatataaaaaaaaaatctcgacCATTTGATATCCACAAAGAACGTAATACAATTTCATCAGATGGAATTAAAGAACGGCGGTGTCCTATAATAGATCGTTTAAAAACTGTTCGTACCAACTTGCATCAAAGAATGAATCATAGTTCgggaaaacttttaaaattaaacccaTATTTAGTTTTGGATACTGATCCTACATTAGTCAATTTAAACTATTCAAATCCATTATCCAGATACCCTCGTTCATTTG GGACTGTAATAGAAAATGGTTTTTGCCCCGTAtgtaatgtacatataaatagaataaaaagatCTCGACTACCTATTTAACAAATAGTAAC ACGTAACAACTTACATCAACCAATGGATTACAGTtcagaaaaatttttaaaattcaatccCTTTCCAATTTACGATACTGATCATacattgaacaattttaaCCACTCAAATGCATTATCCAAATTTCCTCATTCATTAA gtggtaaaaagaaaaataataaaatgcaatcTATGTATGAactagaacaaaataaaagacGCAATGATACGTCTCAAACTCATAATAATTCAAGACAGTTGTTAATTGATGAGAAACATCAAGAACAAgaagagttaaaaaatattgatcacCTTAATTAtgcatcaattaaaaaatatgatatgccCATAAAACAACCCCTTATTCATCGTCAACGGAAG atATTACCAACGGTTCCTTCTAAATCTCTTATGTCTACAAATGTAATGCAAAAGAAAGAAAGCTTATCTTCagctataaatagtaatttgaataatacaaaTCTTAAGAACAAAGATCTTATGGACATTCCAAATCAAAAAACACTTGTCAACCATGTACGAACAGCTACACTTATGCCTGTAGAATCAAAAGAAACAtttaaatcaatgaaaaatattaaagatactcCCAAAGTAAAAGAATCTTTAATGGTTACTAAAGAAGACAAACAGATtctcgaaaaaataaaaccagaattaatacttaatagtgatatctatgaaaaacaaaaatcaaaattaattcctaaaactttaaaacggACTGATATCGCAAACATCACATCAGTGTTTCCTGTTAA ttcgtTAAAAACACACGTGGACTTAACATCtgaaa ATGCTCGAAGAAGTTTAGAATCTCCAATAGACCTTAATAAGGAAATACAACAAGAATTTATGACTgaccaacaaaataatttagctTTTGATCATTTGTTttcaa acactcaaaaacaaaaagataattttgaatatcattCAGCCTTAAGAcctagtttattttctaatatgcCACCATACATACGATTTTCTTCACACGATGTTAAAG gTGAATCTTTTCCATtatcattacaaaaattattaaagtggaAATTAAGTCCTATAACGCCAATTGTTGTACGTCGAACTATTCAAAATAGTGGTTTTAAGCTCGTAAGAAGTGAGCATTGTTTAGTTCAAAATACTGCAACTGATCCTTCTGCCGTCACTAATCAATCTAATGCAATTTCTTTACAAAATCACTGTGGTGTTACACCTCCTATCGTTGATGCTTTCTGTGGTGCAGCTCCTCCACCTAATGAATTAATGATGTTACCTCGATCAC aatcaaATGACTGGGTTGGAACTTGGGGTAAACATATGAAATCATTATGCTTTAAAACACTTTGGGAACAGCAAAAACTTAACCACTTTCCTGGTACTTTTCAAATTGGTCGTAAAGATAGGTTGTGGAGAAACTTGCAacgtttaatgttaaaatacggTAAAGAACATTTTGGCTTTATACCCACGTCGTATATATTACCCCAAGAAGCCAGAAATTTACGACAAGTTTGGGAGAAAAATGATGAAGATAAATGGATTATTAAGCct ccaGCATCAGCTAGAGGATCTGGAATTCGTGTTATATCAAAATGGGCTCAAATACCAAAGAAAATGCCTTTAGTTGTACAAAGGTACATAGATAatccatatttaattaatgacaCCAAATTTGATTTAAGACTTTATATACTTATCACTTCAATCAATCCTCTTCGTCTATATCTCTATGATAATGGGCTTGTACGATTCGCTTCAG ttaagtaTTCATCTGACCTTACCACCATATGTGATCGATATATGCATTTGACCAACTACAGTATTAATAGACTTAGTAGTCAATACACTGAAAATGAAGATGCTGATGCATGTCAAGGTCataaatg GACATTACGATCATTATGGACGTACATGGAAAAAGAACTCAAAattgatgttaaaaaattgtgGAAAGACTTAGAAGACCTAGTAGTAAAAACTGTCATTAGTGGTGAATCACCAATGAATCAAATGTGCAATTCAAAtcttaataatagatataatgctTATGAGTTGTTTGGAATAGATGTTTTGTTCGATGAATATCTTAAACCATGGATATTAGAG GTTAATATATCTCCTTCATTGCATTCGTCTTCTCCGCTTGACTTGGCTGTAAAAGGACCTTTGGTTAAAGACCTAATGAATATGGCTGGTTATCATATCCCAAATAAAATGTCTCGTAGTACACAT aATACTTTACTCAAAATGTTAGGAGTCAAATCAACACTATGTTATGATAAGAGATTATATGCATTCAATTTATCTgctaaagaaaaagaaaaacaagaatattatacaaatattgaatcCAGAGCAGaa tatattgatAGCATACTAGACGATTTATTACCAGATGATATTCGGCATCTTATTGCATATGAAGATGAACTTACACAAATTGGCtc atttcaaaaagtatttccAACCACTTcatcttttaaatatcatcAATACTTTGATAGCtccagatattataatatgcttttaGATGCATGGGaatgtaaatatagtaataacagAGGAGAag gtATTGCTGTGCTAGAAAAATTATGTCAGTTAAAAATCCACCTGGAAGTACcaaatattgatgaaaaacCAAAG ACTAGTGACATCCACCAAAATACACAAGTAGAAGTTGAAAAAATGTTGGAAAAATCAGCTGGTGATAAAATAAGTGATATTCTTCAAGCGGTCATCAGCTAA